From Thermodesulfobacteriota bacterium, a single genomic window includes:
- a CDS encoding Uma2 family endonuclease has protein sequence MLTARAQQTRLYDELCALPEGITGEILNGQLHTQPRPSGRHGVVASALAMDIGAPFGFGRGGPGGWWILPEPEVHFIRDVEVAVPDLAGWRRERMPAIPDGHRLEIVPDWVCEILSPSSVRKDRVVKLPLYAHHGVGFAWLVDPYARTLEAFVLREGLWTMIAALEDDAPVSVPPFDAISFSLADLWA, from the coding sequence ATGCTCACCGCACGGGCACAGCAGACGCGTCTCTACGATGAGCTTTGCGCCTTGCCGGAAGGCATCACCGGGGAGATCCTGAACGGGCAGCTGCACACCCAGCCGCGCCCCAGTGGCCGGCATGGGGTGGTGGCCAGCGCCCTGGCCATGGATATCGGCGCTCCCTTTGGCTTCGGGCGCGGCGGCCCGGGGGGCTGGTGGATCCTGCCCGAGCCGGAGGTCCACTTCATCCGGGATGTGGAGGTGGCCGTGCCTGACCTGGCTGGCTGGCGGCGGGAGAGGATGCCGGCCATTCCCGACGGGCATCGTCTGGAGATCGTGCCCGACTGGGTATGCGAGATCCTGTCGCCCAGCTCGGTCAGAAAGGATCGCGTGGTCAAGCTGCCGCTTTACGCCCACCACGGCGTGGGATTCGCGTGGCTCGTTGACCCCTATGCCCGCACCCTGGAGGCCTTTGTGCTGCGGGAGGGGTTGTGGACCATGATCGCTGCCCTGGAGGATGATGCGCCGGTCTCCGTGCCCCCCTTCGACGCCATCAGCTTCTCCCTTGCCGATCTGTGGGCCTGA